A window of candidate division TA06 bacterium contains these coding sequences:
- a CDS encoding reductive dehalogenase, with translation MDMRPPISPQSPTYEVVGPLERVDERDTVFARASLISGTPQEREYHTKHPELGQIDQRMAKFYHRNTGPYFESVFGPVDALALPDVVDGPVSETKLLRPPDQFTSLTKRTARTLGADLVGVGLLNQAWVYSHKGRHPYFENYKEGRPVFAGVASDYTGLVWGDPLSIKHRFVIVMAFTQNRRLLRDGASGLVDFEIGRVYAKSALASVQLARFIRELGYPARAHHLRNYGIMVVPAAVDCGLGELGRCGFLITKKFGANTRIACVTTDLPLFPDEPANLGIQDFCSKCLKCAKACPAGAITKGDKVAVRGVSKWELSREKCFLYWGTKSHSCAICQTVCPWSKPDTFLHTAVATIAVKIPPSRRLLVWADELLFPPK, from the coding sequence GTGGATATGAGACCTCCGATTTCTCCGCAATCCCCTACCTATGAAGTTGTTGGTCCACTTGAGCGTGTGGATGAACGCGACACAGTATTTGCGAGAGCCTCTCTCATATCTGGCACTCCACAGGAGAGAGAATACCACACCAAACACCCCGAGCTGGGACAAATCGACCAGAGAATGGCCAAGTTCTATCATAGGAATACAGGCCCATATTTTGAATCTGTGTTTGGACCCGTCGACGCTCTTGCCCTTCCGGATGTTGTGGACGGCCCGGTCTCGGAAACGAAACTGCTAAGGCCTCCTGACCAGTTCACGTCTCTCACTAAGAGGACAGCCAGGACTCTGGGAGCTGATCTGGTGGGAGTTGGTCTCTTGAATCAGGCTTGGGTCTACTCTCATAAGGGCAGGCATCCGTATTTTGAAAACTATAAAGAGGGTCGGCCCGTTTTTGCAGGAGTGGCTTCAGACTATACTGGCTTGGTGTGGGGAGACCCTTTGAGCATCAAACATAGATTCGTGATAGTAATGGCTTTCACCCAGAACCGCAGGTTGCTCCGGGATGGAGCCTCTGGTCTTGTCGACTTTGAGATTGGCAGGGTGTACGCGAAAAGTGCACTGGCCTCTGTGCAACTAGCCCGTTTCATAAGAGAACTTGGCTACCCGGCCCGTGCTCACCATTTGAGAAACTATGGGATTATGGTGGTGCCTGCTGCAGTAGACTGCGGACTCGGTGAGCTGGGAAGGTGTGGATTCCTCATCACAAAGAAGTTCGGTGCCAACACGAGAATCGCCTGCGTGACGACCGATCTTCCTCTTTTTCCAGATGAGCCAGCAAACCTGGGTATTCAAGACTTCTGCAGCAAGTGTTTGAAATGCGCAAAGGCCTGCCCTGCGGGTGCGATTACAAAAGGAGACAAAGTTGCGGTAAGGGGGGTCAGTAAATGGGAGTTGTCCAGGGAAAAATGTTTTCTTTACTGGGGGACGAAGAGCCACTCCTGTGCGATATGTCAAACAGTTTGTCCCTGGAGCAAACCGGATACATTCCTTCATACTGCAGTCGCCACCATCGCAGTAAAGATCCCGCCTTCCCGCAGACTTCTAGTATGGGCCGACGAACTGCTGTTCCCGCCTAAATAG